The DNA segment CCTAAATACAAAGATCTTAAAACAGCATTAGAGGCTGCAAAGCAAGATAGCCCTACTCCATACGAAGATGTAAACCAATCAACTAATGATGTATTAGCAGTGCTAGATCAATTGATTCCTGTTGCGGATCAATTGCAAGCCTACTATGTAGAACGTCGTTTTGAAAAAGATAATTTCAAAGGTAGCGATGAGTTAGCGGCACAGTATGTACCTCTAGCTGAACAATTCTACGCTACATACAATGCTTTAGATTTAGCCTTAGATAATCGTAATAATGAGCTCTATACAGAACGCATGACTGAATATCAAGGTGAAAAACGTGAAAATGCAGTTAACTTCATCGAGTTAAATCTCATGACTGCCCAAACAATCGATCTTATCGATCCAGATGGAAATACGGATACCCAAAAGGTTGAAGCAAACTTGCAACAAATCACGCAACGCATCAACAAATTACAACCTGGTACAACATCAGAAACGCAAAACGCAGTTCGCGAGTATCAAGATTCTGTAAAAGAGTTTGTCGCAGAGGCTCGCAACTATATCATCATCAATTCTTCCTACGGCGAAGCATATACACAACTATTTATTAAATATAACAAAATGGTTGGCAAAGCAAATGTCGTGAATATGGCAGAGCTTGATGCAACAGATCAAAAGAAAAAATAACTAACTACAAAAAGAGGACTAGCCGTGGCTAGTCCTCTTTTGCTATGTCGACAACTACGTTAAATTATATTAACAAGTTTCATTACTATAGGTTTATATAATAAAATTATTTCCGTTTTAAGTCTTTTGTAATGATATAGTATTCAGATGGAGATATCTTAATACCATCGATATTGTTATTCCCTACAATATTAATCTTAGGATATCCAAGGAAGAGTGCTATCGAATCATCTAGCATCAATTGTTGTGCATTGATCACCGCATTACGACGAACCACTGGATCATTAGCGCTTTCACCAAGAGCCAACAATTCATCGAAACGTGGATTAGAGAATCCAGAACCATTTGCCTCAGCACCGGTCCCCCAGTATTGTTTCAAGAACCATACAGGTTGGCCAGTATTAGCAGTAACTACACTAGAGATGAGCATATCGTAATCCCCAGATTGCGCCAATGTATCAATCACAGCATAGTCTATGATTTTAATTTGTAAATCTACACCGATTTTTTTGTAGTCCGCTTGTAATGCCTCTGCATATAATGGCAATTCAGGACGAGATGTATAGGCATAGAAATCAAGCACTAGGTTTTCACCATCTTTATCTACAATCCCATCACCATTTGTATCAATATAACCTTCACGTTTAAGTAATTCTTTAGCACGTTCAACATTATATTTATTAGGATCCCGCAATTGATTGAATCCATAATCAATGGACGGTGGCAATGGAGCCTTACCGGCAATAAAGGTATCCTTCATAAGCTTCTTTGCATAGGACTCACGATTCGCTCCGGCAATGAGGGCCGCTCAAAGATTAGCATTCTTAAGCTTGCCTTTTTGGCTCATCCGAACGAATACATCACGTAAAGATGATTCTTCATAAATAGTAAATTTCTTATCGTTTTGGAAGATACCATATTCGCCAGGTCCAATGCTAACGGCCATATCTACATCACCCGCTTGCAATGCCATAGCTCGTGTATTGGCATCGTTAATAGATGGAATTTCAACCTTAGCAAAGCCTGGCTTGCCATCCCAATAGTTATCATTCCGTGCTAGCTCAGCACGCTCTTTTGTAAATGATGTCACTACATAAGGACCAGTACCAATAGGACCTTCCTTCGCAATATCACGACCATTTGCCTCAGCAGTTACATCCATAACAAGGAACAATGGATCCCCCAACAAGTTTGGCAAATTATAATAAGGCTTATCGGTCTTAATTGTGAGCTCTTGACCATTAGCCGTCATTTCAGTGTAATTAAAGAATGTTTTTGCCCGTTTACTCTTCACAAAGGTTCGTTCCAAAGATGCCTTTACGGCCTCAGCAGTAAGGGCATTACCGTTAGAGAACTTAACCTTATCGTTGATGGTGAAAGTCCAAGTCAGCTTATCATCACTTTGTTTCCAAGAGGATGCTAACCAGGGTTTAGCATTCATGTGATCATCAAATTTTATTAGTGTTTCCCCTACACCATATCGTACAACGGCCCAGCATCATACCAATCAGTAACGCCTTACGTAATCCCTTCATTCACACACCTAACCTTTCTCTATATGTATATGTATATCATTTCATATGAGTATATTTAATTATACCCATAGGGGTATATTGCTTAGTCAACTATACTATATATTTAGTGTTAACACAATCATTTTTGAGAAAATTTTCGATATATTTATATATGTGAGCAAATCTGTATAGATACGTAACATACAAAAATAGCAGTTAGCGCTAAAGCTAACTGCTATTATATATGTACCTACTGGATTTTACCCATATTAGTAGGGCAAATCCTCTGGTTGAATACACTAGGCGATTGCTACAATGAGAGGTCTGATAAGTTGTATTAAAGTCCTATGCTTCTACAGCCGCTTCTTCTAAAGTAAGTGGCTTATGATCTTTGCCAATTTCAAAGATAGAGCTCAATAGAACCTTTGTATAAGGATGTTTTGCATCTGCTAAATGGAATGCATCTAGCTCTTCAACGACAGCACCTTTATGCATAACAACTACCTTATGACACATCGTGCGAATGAACGCAATGTCATGAGCAATGAATAGGTATGTTAAGTTTTTCTTTTTTTGTAAACGCGCTAGTAAATAGGCGATGGAGTCTTGTACAGACACGTCTAGAGCACTTGTTGCCTCATCTAGAACAAGAATTTCTGGTTCAAGTACAATGGCACGAGCAATGGCCACACGTTGACGTTGACCACCAGACATTTCATGAGGATAACGATGCATGAACTCGCGAGGTAGGTCTACCATTTCAAGATAGTCACCTGCGATTTGTTCTTCTTTTCCTTTTTCAAGAAGCCCAAAATTGTATAACGGTTCAAGGATAATATCCTTTACCTTCATACGAGGATTGAAGGCTGCAGATGGATCTTGGAATACCATTTGAATTTTCTTGCGGTATTCTCTCGTTTGCTCAGAGTTCATATGTTGAATCTCTACACCATCTACATAAATCTCGCCTTCCGTAATAGGCAGCATCTTCATAATCATACGAACCAAAGTCGTTTTACCAGAGCCAGATTCCCCTACAATCCCAAGGGACTCGCCTTTTTCTAAGGTGATATTAATACTCTTACACGCTTCGAGCTCACCACCAGTAGGAAGTGGGAATCGTTTACATACATTTTTTAATTCTACAGCGTAGTTAGTCAATGTAACGACCTCCTTCCAATGTTGGTACAGCATCTTTTAATTGCTTCGTATATTCATTAGATGGGTTTTCCAAAATGTCTTGCGGTGTGCCAGCATCAACAACACGACCCTTTTTCATAACAATGATATAGTCGGACATATAGGCCGCTACACCAAGGTTATGCGTAACCATTACGATAGCAGAATTATGCTCTTTAGCAAGTTCTAGCATTTGCATAACAACTTGTGATTGTGTTGTTACATCTAAAGCAGATGTAGGTTCATCACCAATTAATAACGCAGGATCCAGCGCTAATGCCATAGCAATGCCCACACGTTGGCGTTGACCGCCGGATAACTCATGTGGATAACGGCGCAATATATCTGCCCCATTAGGGAGAGAAACAGATTCTAATAACTCAATTGCTCGTCGATCACATTCATCATTGGTAATTTCTATATGAGATTTAAATAATTCTCTAAACTGTTTACCAATGCGAACTATTGGGTCTAAAGCACTACCACTATCTTGGAAAATCATGGCCATGTCTTTACCACGTATAGCTCTCCATTCAGACTTAGATAGGGTGCGAAGGTCTTGACCATTAAAGAGCATTGTACCATCTGTGACCTCACCACCTATAGGCAATAAACCCATGAGGGCCCGGATCACGGTAGTTTTACCGGATCCAGATTCCCCTACAATGGTCAATACCTTACCGCGTTCCAAGGTAAAGTTTACATCCATAACAGCAGGCACACCTTGGTACGCGATGTTAAGGTTCTCTACAGTTAGTATGTTTTCTGCCATTATAGCTCCTTATTATTTTGTAATTTTATTAGTAATCCAGTAGTAGTCACTTGGGTACATGACAGCACCTTTCAAGTAAGAACCAGTAACGATATTAGTTTTAGGGTAACCTAAGAACAATGCAGCACCATCATTCATCAATAATTGTTGAATTTGAATTGCATAGTCACGACGTTTTGCAGGATCAAATTCAGTTTCAGCAGCATCTAACAATTGGTCAACTTGTGGATTGGAGTAACCAGAACCGTTTTGAGGGTTGGAACCATCCACATTAGTATGCCAGTAGTTAGCTAAGAACCAGATTGGATCGCCTGTATTAGCAGTTACGATGTTGGAGATAAGCATATCATAGTCGCCATCTTGACCCATTTTATCAATCAAGTTATAGTCAACTGTTTTGATTTTCATGTCGATACCCACTTTTTTAAGGTCTGCTTGAACAGCTTCTGCATAAAGTGGTAATTCTGCACGAGAATTATATACTACGAAGTCAAATGTTAATGGTTTGCCATCTTTATCAAGGATGCCGTCCCCATCAGTATCTTTCCAACCATCTTCTGCTAATAATTGTTTAGAACGTTCAGGGTTATACGCATTAGGATCTTTCAAATCTTTGAAGCCATAGTCCATGGATGGTGGAATTGGTGCGGAACCAGGAATGAATGTACCTTTTAACAATACATCAGCATAGTTTTTACGGTCTGTTGCGGAAATAACTGCAGCACGTACTTTGTCATCACCAAGAACACCTTTTTGGTTGATACGAGCCAATACTACGCGAAGAGATGCGATTTCATCAACCTTGAACTTATCGTTATTTTGGAATAAGCCCATTTCACCAGCACCGATATTAACAGCCATATCTACGTCGCCAGATTGTAAGCTCATAGCGCGAGTATTAGGGTCATCGATGGAAGGAATTTCTACAGTTTTAAATGGTACTGTACCATCCCAATAGTTTTCGTTAGCAGCCATCTCAGCACGATCTTTTGTGAAAGATTTAACTACGTATGGACCTGTACCGATAGGACCTTCCTTGGCAAAGTTACGACCATCTTTTTCAGATTGAACGTCAACGATTAGGAACAACGGATCCGCTAAAAGGCCAGGCATATTAGGATATTCTTTTGTTGTATGAATAACTAATTGTTGACCATTAGCTTCCATAGAGTCATATTCGAAAAATGTTTTTGCACGATTGGATTTTTCAAAAGCCCGTTCGATAGATGCTTTAACTGCTGCAGCATCAACTTTTTTACCATTAGAGAATTTCACCTTATCATTGATTGTGAAAGTCCACGTTTTATGGTCTGGGGATACTTCCCATTTAGATGCAATCCATGGTTGAGGTTTCATATGTTCGTCAAACTTAGCCAATGTTTCGCCTACACCATAGCGCATAACAACCCATGCGAAGAAGTTTTCTGTAGGTTCTAATGTGGATGCGAAGTTAGTTACACCAACTTTTAAAACATCCTTATTAGCAGCACCATTATTATCAGAGCCGCAACCAGCAATGAAGGAACCCATCATTACAATGCTAAGACCTGCTAAGAGGGCTTTTTTCCAAGATTTTTTCATGTAAAATCTCCTTGTACCATTACATATAAACATAAAACATACACATCATGACCACTACAATCTACAATAGTCATAATGGAAAAACCTTATTACCGCCTATTTATATAACAACTTTCACAACACAACCTATAAATAAGCATCACACGTAACTAACCTTGGTTCTTAGGATCCACTACGTCCCGTAAGGAATCAGACCAAAGGTTAAAGATAGCAACTACGATAAGGATGGACATACCAGGGAATGCCATCAGCCATGGACTGGTTTGTAAATATTGACGACCTTCGTTAAGCATAAGGCCCCATTCTGGTGTTGGTGGTTGAGCACCAAATCCAAGGAAGGAAAGACCTGCTACTTCAATCATGATAGCCCCAATATCAAGTGCCCCTGTTGTAACAACAAGAGGAAGGATATTGGGAATGATATGACGTCTTAGAATAGTCGTTGTAGAGGCCCCCATCATGACAGCCGCCGTTACATACTCTTCACCGCGAACTTTCAACGTCATAGACCGTACAAGACGAGCATATTTTGCCCAACCAACTACAGATAGCGCTATAATCGTATTCACAATGCTACCACCCAAAATACCAGCAATAGCAATGGCTAACACAACGCCTGGGAAGGATAACATAATATCTGCAAGACGCATGAGGACCATTTCGATTTTACCACCGAAATAACCAGCTACGGCACCGATAATAGTACCAATGCTTACCATGATAACAACAATACTGACACCCATAAACAAGGATAACTGTGTACCATAAATGATGCGAGACAATACATCACGACCAAGCTTATCTGTACCAAACCAATGTTGACTACTTGGCGCTTGTAATGCTTGACTCAGATTTGAGCTAAAAGCATCACCCGGAGCAAGCCATGGTGCAAAAATAGCAATGAGTACAACAATAATCATCAATGTACTGTAGAAAGAGAACAGTTTATGTTTTTGAATAAATTCTGCCATTATGCTCTCTCCCTTTTTAATCTAGGGTCTAACAAGATATATGACGCATCAACTAATGCATTAATACACATATATGCTAAGGCAACCCACAACACAAAACCTTCGATCAATGGATAGTCGCGCATAGTAATGGCATATACTGCCATATTCCCAAGACCAGGCCAGGAGAATACCATTTCAATAACTGCAACACCGCCTAATAACCAACCGATGACAACGCCCAGTATAGTGATAAGTGGTAATACCGCATTAGGCAAAATATGACCGAATAAAATTTTCATCTCACTCACACCACGAGCACGTGCGCCGATAACATAATCCTTTTGCATTTCTTCAAGAATAACGAGACGAACTTGGCGCATGTACTTGGACCCGACTACAACAGCTAATGTAACGGCTGGTAGAATTACACCGATAGGAGTTACACGAGAAGATGCAATAGGAACAAGTCCTAATTTAAGGCCAAAGATATAAATCAGTACAAGGCCTAACCAGAATGATGGCATAGACACGCCTACAAAGGAAGCAACGCGCAACAGATAGTCGATCCATTTGTTTCGATTTAAGGCGCTTATAATCCCTGCCGGCAATGCATAGAGCAATGTAAATACTAATGATGTACCTGCTAACATAACTGTCCCTGGCAAAGCCTCCAACATACGATCTACAACAGGCTTTTTAGCAGAGTAACTCATCCCTAAGTCACCTTGTGCAGCATTCACAACCCAGTTTGCATATTGCACTAAGAACGGTTTATCTAACCCAAGCTGAGCTCGAGTTTCATCGATAAGCTCCTGAGACACGATAGTATCTGCCGTTTCTAGTAACATCGTAACTGGATCGCCTGGTGCTAAATAAGTGAGACAAAATGTTAAAAAAGTAATGCCAAACAGTGTAACAATGAATTGACCTAGCTGTTTAGCAAAGCGTTTGCCCATAGGCGCCTCCTCCTATACTCTCTAAATACTACAATAATCTAAATGAACAACTAATATGCTTATCTCTCCCGATATAGCAGAGGTGCATATAGGAAAACGACAAAAAAGGTTAGTCCACCTGACTAACCTAAATTAAGTATAGTATGTACAATACCATACATTTAGAGCAGGCTTTCTGACTCATGATTCATCGCAACATTTCGGCCTTCCCAGTTTCCCAGTGACCCTATAATGAAACCTTGCTCCTCATTACAGCTATTTGCATAGTATGGGATTTACACCCATTTTCCTCTTTTACGCTCGGTGAATACCGACACTCACTAGTTCATTCATTTTTATCGATTATAAATATACTATATTAATATCCTATTTACAATACATATACCCCTTATAGGTATATGTACATCGTAGATTTTCAATATAATTTTTATACTAATAAAAATTATCGATTACTGATTAAGTCTCTATTTATGTATAAACCTATGCAAATCACTTTATATATATGATTTTTTCTGTATTAACTGTATGCAACTGTATATATATTAATTATTATTATAATGGTAATTTTCTCATAATTTTTTTTTTATACATGCCAAAAAACTTTTAATCACTTAATCAACTATCAATTATTTATAATCAATAAAACCATAATTAATAAGTTTGATTAATATACCAAAAAGAGGCTGTTACTAAGTAACAGCCTCTTATAAGACGAGAGTTATTTAATTAATCGATACTTTCTTGTAAGCGGTGCGCTTTGCGTGTAGATCACAAGACCAATGCTTACTGCCACTGCACTACCAAGCATAGCATCAACACCACATGCATAGACAGCATACAAGCAGTAGATAACGCCTGCACCAAATACGTAATTGGAGCGTTTAATACGGCTTTCAGCTACACCAGCCATACGCATCATTGTAGGTACTGCTAAGATGCACAATACATATGGTACTACGTTAGTTACAACCGCCAAGTTTACCAATACTTCAAATTGCTCACGCAAGGAATCACTTGCAGTGAACAATGTAAGTAATGTTTCAACAGCGAGTAGAATGAATACGCCGCGAACAGGAGCATCCTTACTATTTACACGAGCGAATACTTTAGGGAAGTAACCATGTTCCGCTGCGCTTTTAAATACACGAGACAATGTGAATTGCCAGCAAAGTAAAGCGCCAAAGCAAGAAATAACCATTGCAGCCATCACGATGTTTGCAATTGTATCATTGAACATGTATACGAATGTCAAACCGAATGGTGCGTTAGAATTTAATAAGTCGATGTTAGGCACGATACCGGCCATAACATTTGTGGACAAGATGTAAACCACTGCCACTGCTAATGTACCCGCTACAGTTGCGATAGGTACGTTTTTCTTTGGATTCTCAACAGCATCAGCATTAGCCGCTGCGGACTCAAATCCTAGGAAGCCCCACAAAGTGAGGGAAATGGATTGTTTTACTGCATCGTAAAACGGAAGATCATTTGGGTTCCAAGCCGCCCAATAAATAGACGGGTCAAACCAATACCATCCGATTGTACCAATTAATAAAACCGGCACAATAGAGCCCCAAATAGTCATGTTGCTGAGTCGACCTGTGAAGCGATT comes from the Veillonella dispar genome and includes:
- a CDS encoding DUF3829 domain-containing protein; the encoded protein is MKKGYIKLIAAVILGIAIIGGGIYGVYTLLSSNTTTILYRSTVDDKINAIRPYIVALDSYNAYSVAYANQLQPTLEELRNGSHNTTITLPKYKDLKTALEAAKQDSPTPYEDVNQSTNDVLAVLDQLIPVADQLQAYYVERRFEKDNFKGSDELAAQYVPLAEQFYATYNALDLALDNRNNELYTERMTEYQGEKRENAVNFIELNLMTAQTIDLIDPDGNTDTQKVEANLQQITQRINKLQPGTTSETQNAVREYQDSVKEFVAEARNYIIINSSYGEAYTQLFIKYNKMVGKANVVNMAELDATDQKKK
- a CDS encoding ABC transporter ATP-binding protein — encoded protein: MTNYAVELKNVCKRFPLPTGGELEACKSINITLEKGESLGIVGESGSGKTTLVRMIMKMLPITEGEIYVDGVEIQHMNSEQTREYRKKIQMVFQDPSAAFNPRMKVKDIILEPLYNFGLLEKGKEEQIAGDYLEMVDLPREFMHRYPHEMSGGQRQRVAIARAIVLEPEILVLDEATSALDVSVQDSIAYLLARLQKKKNLTYLFIAHDIAFIRTMCHKVVVMHKGAVVEELDAFHLADAKHPYTKVLLSSIFEIGKDHKPLTLEEAAVEA
- a CDS encoding ABC transporter ATP-binding protein; the encoded protein is MAENILTVENLNIAYQGVPAVMDVNFTLERGKVLTIVGESGSGKTTVIRALMGLLPIGGEVTDGTMLFNGQDLRTLSKSEWRAIRGKDMAMIFQDSGSALDPIVRIGKQFRELFKSHIEITNDECDRRAIELLESVSLPNGADILRRYPHELSGGQRQRVGIAMALALDPALLIGDEPTSALDVTTQSQVVMQMLELAKEHNSAIVMVTHNLGVAAYMSDYIIVMKKGRVVDAGTPQDILENPSNEYTKQLKDAVPTLEGGRYID
- a CDS encoding ABC transporter substrate-binding protein; translated protein: MKKSWKKALLAGLSIVMMGSFIAGCGSDNNGAANKDVLKVGVTNFASTLEPTENFFAWVVMRYGVGETLAKFDEHMKPQPWIASKWEVSPDHKTWTFTINDKVKFSNGKKVDAAAVKASIERAFEKSNRAKTFFEYDSMEANGQQLVIHTTKEYPNMPGLLADPLFLIVDVQSEKDGRNFAKEGPIGTGPYVVKSFTKDRAEMAANENYWDGTVPFKTVEIPSIDDPNTRAMSLQSGDVDMAVNIGAGEMGLFQNNDKFKVDEIASLRVVLARINQKGVLGDDKVRAAVISATDRKNYADVLLKGTFIPGSAPIPPSMDYGFKDLKDPNAYNPERSKQLLAEDGWKDTDGDGILDKDGKPLTFDFVVYNSRAELPLYAEAVQADLKKVGIDMKIKTVDYNLIDKMGQDGDYDMLISNIVTANTGDPIWFLANYWHTNVDGSNPQNGSGYSNPQVDQLLDAAETEFDPAKRRDYAIQIQQLLMNDGAALFLGYPKTNIVTGSYLKGAVMYPSDYYWITNKITK
- the nikC gene encoding nickel transporter permease, which encodes MAEFIQKHKLFSFYSTLMIIVVLIAIFAPWLAPGDAFSSNLSQALQAPSSQHWFGTDKLGRDVLSRIIYGTQLSLFMGVSIVVIMVSIGTIIGAVAGYFGGKIEMVLMRLADIMLSFPGVVLAIAIAGILGGSIVNTIIALSVVGWAKYARLVRSMTLKVRGEEYVTAAVMMGASTTTILRRHIIPNILPLVVTTGALDIGAIMIEVAGLSFLGFGAQPPTPEWGLMLNEGRQYLQTSPWLMAFPGMSILIVVAIFNLWSDSLRDVVDPKNQG
- the nikB gene encoding nickel ABC transporter permease; this encodes MGKRFAKQLGQFIVTLFGITFLTFCLTYLAPGDPVTMLLETADTIVSQELIDETRAQLGLDKPFLVQYANWVVNAAQGDLGMSYSAKKPVVDRMLEALPGTVMLAGTSLVFTLLYALPAGIISALNRNKWIDYLLRVASFVGVSMPSFWLGLVLIYIFGLKLGLVPIASSRVTPIGVILPAVTLAVVVGSKYMRQVRLVILEEMQKDYVIGARARGVSEMKILFGHILPNAVLPLITILGVVIGWLLGGVAVIEMVFSWPGLGNMAVYAITMRDYPLIEGFVLWVALAYMCINALVDASYILLDPRLKRERA
- the potE gene encoding putrescine-ornithine antiporter — protein: MKTTAKKMSVFQLTTMVAANMLGAGIIMLPTNLAQVGTISVLSWLVTAVGALLLAYIFAQAGMFSQIRGGMGGYAEHRFGKTGHFMASYAYSISLIIANIAIAVSAVGYGAAFFGVDLNATQTSQVTIVLLWFAAILNFRGNRFTGRLSNMTIWGSIVPVLLIGTIGWYWFDPSIYWAAWNPNDLPFYDAVKQSISLTLWGFLGFESAAANADAVENPKKNVPIATVAGTLAVAVVYILSTNVMAGIVPNIDLLNSNAPFGLTFVYMFNDTIANIVMAAMVISCFGALLCWQFTLSRVFKSAAEHGYFPKVFARVNSKDAPVRGVFILLAVETLLTLFTASDSLREQFEVLVNLAVVTNVVPYVLCILAVPTMMRMAGVAESRIKRSNYVFGAGVIYCLYAVYACGVDAMLGSAVAVSIGLVIYTQSAPLTRKYRLIK